The sequence tcgtcggggaactctctgtcggtgtaggctagatccatcaccggggactagtcgagcagacgccacaacaccgattcgagtcgtcggggcttcagcgaaccggacgccatgctccaaccggaatcgcagagcagacctcggcactccttcgggtgtcccgcgtggcgtaaaagaggaaactctcagtcggtgtaggctagatccatcgtcggggatcagttgaGTAGTGCGGCGCGACGTAGCGGCGTTGGGctgtcgaggcgccaaaggtggatcgagagggataaagatagaaactcaggagctcattttctcccaaacgaagaagtgcatgagcacagccgagatgtatatagaaggcaggagctcattttctcccaaacgaagaagtgcatgagcacagcctcccccgaagtattgagcttagcttagttccggggggatcaaggcaagatgtccaaggtgttttagtgggtaaggttcagccagtcccactcgctggttcacaatagcggtagcttgacaactactgagcgcgtgaactgggaaagtacataagtaggtatttcaccttgtaaaaaaaaaaaaaatacatacatacatacatacatacatacatacatacatacatacataatcaTTGAAGGAAAATAAAACGGTGTCGTTAGTTTTTAAAACAAGTACAAAAATAATTGGAATGAACGCGAAAAGATTTTCACAACATTCAATAATTGTACTACATATTCTGAATACGAGCGTGAATAAAAATCTGAAGTCATTTCATTATGGATGTGATAAGACGAAAAAACACATGTTCGATAATGTTAACATTCAGCTCCAATTTATGCATCTACATATCACATTTAGCTTATTTTACATCGATTCGCGTGATAAGAACATCCGTTACTGAATTCAGTCAATTGATTGACAAAATAATTGTTGTGACGCATGTTCCGATCTAATATACTTTCCGACTACATGATTGTTGGTCAAGCCCGTGAGAATATTCCCACGTGTCGCTCAAACAGAACTTCCGAAGTAAACATTTCACACGGGTATTGAAAATGCATTCGGAAGCGGTTTCCAATGCGGAATCGGGCTTAACCTTCAAGTACTCGTTGTAAATGCTCTATGTTTAATCTAATCTAACGGAGTTTCACTGAATTAATGTGCACTTCTCACGGAATCCGCAGTGGCGTACCGGGTCCGGCATTCTGCAGCTGATCCAAAATTGCCTTATGCAAATCCTCGATGTGTTGGTACAGGTAAGAGTGCACATCGCCACTGCCGGAGTGATTGAATGAATTGCCTCGGTTATCGAAAGAAGCTATGTTTCCGTTCTTATCAATTTCCGCATAGCTTTCGAATTGTCCACCGGTTTTGTTTGGCTCACGGTCCACCGTTTTGGCAGTTGCCTTGCCAGCCGGGTCAAGGCACTCGCGGGTCACCTCAATCGTGTTGATGTCATTCTTGGTGTTGTTTTTGACGATGATAC comes from Malaya genurostris strain Urasoe2022 chromosome 3, Malgen_1.1, whole genome shotgun sequence and encodes:
- the LOC131437564 gene encoding uncharacterized protein LOC131437564, coding for MSSNHANLVLLCIGLCLVVGFYNVQGAVIREKRQLNSLLNLSGESNARIENGTIICDTLTCPPASFKCIIVKNNTKNDINTIEVTRECLDPAGKATAKTVDREPNKTGGQFESYAEIDKNGNIASFDNRGNSFNHSGSGDVHSYLYQHIEDLHKAILDQLQNAGPGTPLRIP